The Acidimicrobiia bacterium genomic interval GCCGTACGCGAGCGGGTACTGCGACGCGTAGATCTTCCAGCTCACGAAGTGCTTGTCGAGCTGCTCGAACACGGACGGCACGTCGAGGCCGTGGAAGTCGTTGCGGATGTGGCCGTACGACGAGCCCGCGTACAGGTACATGCGGTTCGGGAACGTCTGCGTGAGCGTCGACGAGAAGTACCGGTCACTCGTCGCGAACGTGCTGTACACGTCGTAGTAGAAGGGAAGGTCGCTGCGGTCGTAGTAGCCCATCGCGCGGCTGCCGGTCGGGTCGGCCGCGACGGCGTTCGTCGTCGTGAAGCCGTCCATCGCGCCGTTGTCGTACTCCGCGTGCGCGCCGTTCCAGCTGTGGTCGAGGTCGGCGACGTCGCAGTAGGTCGTCTTGTGGAAGGGCACGATCGCCGGCCCGGTCGGGTTCGTCGGGTCCGGGTCTCCGGTCGTTGGCTCCGCCTCGTAGTCGGGATGGCCCTGTGCCCGCAGCTGCCCCAGGTACGAGTCGGCGGACCGGTTCTCCTGCATCAGGATGACCACGTGGTCCACCGGCAGCTGGTTGGGATTGGCCGGCACGCACGCCGGCAACACGGTCGCGACGACCGCGACCGTCGCGAGCACCAACAGACCCCGCCGCATGTCCTGCCCCCTGCCCGGCAAAATGGTGCCGGGCAGTACAGCCTCGCGAGCGCCGGCCGTCGACGGACGTCGCCCGACTAGCGTGCACCCGTCGTCAGGGGCGGCGAGCGGAGCAGCGCGAAGGGTGCGAAGCGAGCTCGCAGGAGCGGCGAGCTCTGCGAGCGCGACAGGAGAAACCGCGACAGGCGAAACCGCGACAGGAGAAACATGGAGTATCGCCGGTTGGGGCGTTCGGGGTTGCAGGTATCGGTGCTGTCGTTCGGGTCGTGGGTGACCTTCGGCCCGCAGCTCGACGAGAATCTCGCAGCCGAGTGCCTCGCGACCGCGTTCGACGCGGGCGTGAACTTCTTCGACAACGCCGAGTCCTACGCGGGTGGTGACTCCGAGCGGCTCATGGGCGCCGCGATCCGCAAGCTCGGCTGGCAGCGTCACGAGTACGTCGTGTCGACGAAGCTGTTCTGGGGCCTCCACGAGGTCCCGAACATGCGCAACACGCTGAACCGCAAGTACCTCATGCAGGCGATCGACGGATCGCTCGAGCGGTTCGGTCTCGACTTCGTCGACCTGCTGTTCTGCCACCGCTCCGATCCGGACACGCCGATCGAGGAGACGGTGTGGGCGATGAGCGACATCGTCAGCTCCGGCAAGGCGCTCTACTGGGGGACGTCGGAGTGGTCGGGCGCGGAGATCGCCGCCGCGCACGCCGTCGCCGAGCGCGAGCACCTGCACCGCCCGGTGATGGAGCAGCCGCAGTACAACCTGCTGTGGCGCGAGCGCGTCGAGAACGAGTACCGCCGCCTCTACGACGAGTTCGGGATGGGGCTCACGACGTGGAGCCCGCTGGCGTCCGGCCTGCTGAGCGGCAAGTACCTCGACGGCGTGCCGGACGACAGCCGCGCGGCGCTTCCCGGGTACGAGTGGTTGCAGGGCGTGGCGACCGACCCGAAGCGGAACGCGAAGGTGCGCCGATTCAAGGAGGTCGCGGACGACCTCGGCTGCACGCTGGCACAGCTCGCGATCGCCTGGTGCGCCCGAAACCCCCACGTGTCGACCGTGATCACGGGCGCGAGCCGCGTGTCGCAGCTCGAGGACAACCTCGGCGCGCTGGACGTCGTGCCCCAGCTGACGGCCGACGTCATGCAGCGCATCGACGAGATCACGTACTTCACCTGATCACCCTCGAACGATGCGGCACTCACGTACGCATTGCGTACGTGAGTGCCGCATCTTCGCGGCGGCCCGGTGTGACCTCGGGCGATCCGCTCAAGGATCGCCCCGTCCGGCCGACGAGAACGCATGGCGGTCACCCGGGGCCGATCTGCCGACGCGGCCGACCTCATCCCCACGCGCCCCGAGCGCGACCCGTCCTGGTGGGCACGCCACCCCCGAGCCGTTCACGCGACCTCCGTCCTCGCGCTCCTCACCGGTCTCGTGTACCTCGCCTGGCGGGTCGTCTGGACCTCCAGCGGTGCCGCGCCCGAGACGTTCGTGCCGCTCCTGCTGGCCGAGGCGTTCGGGTGGGTGAGCCTGGCCTGCTACGTGTTCGACGCGTGGCGCATTCGGCCGCCCGTCCGGCCCGTGCTCCACAGCAGCCCGACAGTCGACGTGTTCGTCTGCACGTACGACGAGCCGCTCGCTGTCCTGCACGCGACGCTCGCGGGGTGCCGGGCGATCGCGTATCCGCACACGACGTGGCTGCTCGACGACGGCCGGCGGCCCGAGGTCGCGACGCTCGCGGAGCAGATGGGCGCGCGCTACATGGCCCGGCCGGACAACGCGCACGCCAAGGCCGGGAACATCAACCACGCGCTCGCCCACACGTCCGGTGAGCTCGTGCTCGTCCTCGACGCGGACCACGTACCGCTCCCGGACATCCTCGACGCGACGTTGGGCTACTTCGAGGACGCGTCGATCGCGCTCGTGCAGACGCCGCACGACTTCTACAACCGTGACTCCGTGCAGCACTCGAAGGGCCGCCGCCACGAGCAGACGCTGTTCTACGAGGTGATCGCGCCGGGCAAGGACCGGCACGACTCGATGTTCTGGTGCGGGTCCGCGACCGTCATCCGCCGCGCCGCGCTCGCGGAGGTCGGCGGGGTGCTGACCGACACGGTCGCGGAGGACTTCCACACGACGATCGCGCTCCACGCGCGCGGGTGGCGGACCCGGTACCACGCCGAGACGCTCGTGCAGGGGCTCGCGCCCCACGACGTCGCCGCGTTCCTCCTCCAGCGCGACCGCTGGGCGCGCGGCAACCTTCGCGTCTTCCGCACGCGTGAGAACCCGGTGACCTGCCGGGGGCTGCGACCGGCGCAACGCGTCAGCTACCTCGGGTCGCTGCTCAACTACTTCGGCGGCCTGCAGCGCTTCGTCCTGCTGGCCGTGCTCGCCACGACGCTCCTGACGGGGCGGCTCCCGATGACCGCGACGCCGGCCGGTCTCGTCTTCGTGTGGCTGCCGTGGACCCTGCTCGCGTTCACCGCGACGATCGCGCTCGCGCGCGGCCGGCTCGGTCCTGCGGACAGCACCCACTACGGCTTGATGACGATGGGCATCTTCGTGCGCGCGGTCGCGACGCTCGTGACGTCGCGCGCGGGCAAGTTCCGCGTGACACCGAAGCAGGGTGTGGACCAAGGAGGCGTGCACGTGCTGCGTGCGCTCGCGCTCCTCACGACCGTCGGCACGGTGCTCGTGTGCGCGGTCTCGGCGCGGATCGGCGCGTGGGCGGGCGTCGTGCCTTTGCCGCGCCTGGGTGGTCTCGCGCTCGTCGTCACGTTGCTGCTCGGAGCGTGGGAGCTCGCCCACATCGGCGGGGTGCTCGTCCCGCTCGTCCGCCGCCGTCAGCTCCGCCACAGCTACCGCTTCCCCGTCGAGCTGTGGGGGCGGACGGGCGACGCGATCGCCCGCATCGTCGACCTCACTCCCGACGGGTTCGCGTTCGAGGCCGAGGGCTCGTGGACGGCCGGCGACGCGCTGACGCTCGTCGTCAAGCTGCCCGACGCGACCGGGGCGGTGTGCGACAGCGAGCTCCATGCCGAGGTGCGCTCCGTCTCCGCGTCACCGACCGACGTCGCGCGCGTCGGGTGCCGGATCACCGCGCTCGACGACGAGACGCTCGACCGGCTCGTGCAGTACTGCTACGTCGTGCAGCCGATGCGCGAGCTGCGGCGCACCGACCACGTCCGTGTCGCGTCGCCGGCGGCTGCGGGCGTCGGGACGCGCGCCGCTTCGTAGCAATCTCGTGCCGTCAGGCCCGGTCCTGCCCGGTCGCGCGCCCGCCAGAACCGGCTCGACGGGCCGCGCGTCGCGCTGCTCAGCTCGCGGCGCGCCGGTATCTGTTGTCGACGCCGCGCTGCGCGGGATCGTCGGCACCCTGACCCGACGTGCTCTCGTGCAGCTCGAGCCCGACCGCGAGCTTCAGCTCCTGGATCTCGCGCTTGAACGAGGTGTCGTCGCCGCTCATGCGCTCCATGAGGTCGGCGAGCCCGTCCGCGATCGCGTTGAGCTTGTGCTGGGTCGCCTGGTCGTTGCGCGTCTGGCTGTTCTGCAACAGGGCGACCATGAGGAAGGTGATGATCGTGGTCGCGGTGTTGATCAGCAGCTGCCACGTGTCGAAGTTCAGGAAGAGCACCGTCGGCGCCCACACGACGATCAGCAGCACGCACGCCGCGAAGAACGGCGCGCGGCTCGCTACGTGGGCGGACCCGCCCGCGAACCGGTCGAACCAGCCGATCCGCGGCCCGACCTCGCTCGGCATCTCGACGTGGCGCTGGGTCATGGCCACCCCGTACCCCGGTGCGTGACGACGGGAAACGCTGCGCGCGCATGCGGTGCCGTCCAGACGCGCGCGCCGTCCCACCCCGCGTGGATCAGGGTGCCGCGCATGCACACGTTCCGCTCGGGCAAGGGGGCCGACGCGGCGGGTCTCGCCTCGCACCCGCCCCCGCTTCCCGGCCGCCCTGACCCACGCGTCGACTCGCGCGTCACGCGGGGATCGGCGCGGCGGCCGCGATCGCCTCCATCTCCTCGACGTCGGGACGGAGCAGGAACCCACGCTCGCGTGCCTCGTGCGCCGCATGGTCGAACTTGGCGACGTAGTCGGCGTGCGTCGGGTAGAGCGACTTGAGCGTCGCCGCGCTGAACGGGATCGTCTCGCCGAACAGGCCGCAGAACCCGTTGGTCTCGTTGTTGATGCCGGTCAGCGTGGCGATCGGCACGTCGAGCTGCGGCGTGCGGATCCCGCCGAGCGCGTTGCCGAAGCGGTCACGTACGACGTTGCCGTTCGCGTCGAGCTCGATGCGCGGGCTGTGCGGCGGCGCGTCGTCGTGGTCGCGCGCCCACTCGTTCAGGTCGTGGATCGCGGCATGGAGCACATAGTGCTCGGGACCTTCGTTGATGCGGACGGTGCAGCCGAGGAGGGACACGGCGGCCGCACCGACGGAGTAGAGGTCGGCGTGCGACGTGCC includes:
- a CDS encoding alkaline phosphatase family protein; amino-acid sequence: MRRGLLVLATVAVVATVLPACVPANPNQLPVDHVVILMQENRSADSYLGQLRAQGHPDYEAEPTTGDPDPTNPTGPAIVPFHKTTYCDVADLDHSWNGAHAEYDNGAMDGFTTTNAVAADPTGSRAMGYYDRSDLPFYYDVYSTFATSDRYFSSTLTQTFPNRMYLYAGSSYGHIRNDFHGLDVPSVFEQLDKHFVSWKIYASQYPLAYGSLFFKYVADRASQHVFPMTQYYADAAAGKLPNVAFVDPELVDTPNAENDEHPISNVQLGQKFVADVTNALMQSPNWASSAMFLTYDEDGGFYDHVAPPAAVPPDTIAPMLQLGDTPGAFDRYGFRVPMAVISPYAKAHYVSHTTYDHTSILAFLEYRFGMPALTQRDAHADPMLGLFDFTHTSFATPPTLATAVVDPAQLAACPTSSG
- a CDS encoding low affinity iron permease family protein, which encodes MTQRHVEMPSEVGPRIGWFDRFAGGSAHVASRAPFFAACVLLIVVWAPTVLFLNFDTWQLLINTATTIITFLMVALLQNSQTRNDQATQHKLNAIADGLADLMERMSGDDTSFKREIQELKLAVGLELHESTSGQGADDPAQRGVDNRYRRAAS
- a CDS encoding aldo/keto reductase — its product is MEYRRLGRSGLQVSVLSFGSWVTFGPQLDENLAAECLATAFDAGVNFFDNAESYAGGDSERLMGAAIRKLGWQRHEYVVSTKLFWGLHEVPNMRNTLNRKYLMQAIDGSLERFGLDFVDLLFCHRSDPDTPIEETVWAMSDIVSSGKALYWGTSEWSGAEIAAAHAVAEREHLHRPVMEQPQYNLLWRERVENEYRRLYDEFGMGLTTWSPLASGLLSGKYLDGVPDDSRAALPGYEWLQGVATDPKRNAKVRRFKEVADDLGCTLAQLAIAWCARNPHVSTVITGASRVSQLEDNLGALDVVPQLTADVMQRIDEITYFT
- a CDS encoding glycosyltransferase family 2 protein, with translation MAVTRGRSADAADLIPTRPERDPSWWARHPRAVHATSVLALLTGLVYLAWRVVWTSSGAAPETFVPLLLAEAFGWVSLACYVFDAWRIRPPVRPVLHSSPTVDVFVCTYDEPLAVLHATLAGCRAIAYPHTTWLLDDGRRPEVATLAEQMGARYMARPDNAHAKAGNINHALAHTSGELVLVLDADHVPLPDILDATLGYFEDASIALVQTPHDFYNRDSVQHSKGRRHEQTLFYEVIAPGKDRHDSMFWCGSATVIRRAALAEVGGVLTDTVAEDFHTTIALHARGWRTRYHAETLVQGLAPHDVAAFLLQRDRWARGNLRVFRTRENPVTCRGLRPAQRVSYLGSLLNYFGGLQRFVLLAVLATTLLTGRLPMTATPAGLVFVWLPWTLLAFTATIALARGRLGPADSTHYGLMTMGIFVRAVATLVTSRAGKFRVTPKQGVDQGGVHVLRALALLTTVGTVLVCAVSARIGAWAGVVPLPRLGGLALVVTLLLGAWELAHIGGVLVPLVRRRQLRHSYRFPVELWGRTGDAIARIVDLTPDGFAFEAEGSWTAGDALTLVVKLPDATGAVCDSELHAEVRSVSASPTDVARVGCRITALDDETLDRLVQYCYVVQPMRELRRTDHVRVASPAAAGVGTRAAS